Below is a window of Peromyscus eremicus chromosome 22, PerEre_H2_v1, whole genome shotgun sequence DNA.
CGTGGAGAGACTAGTGAGTAACTACAGATGAGTCAGCAATGCTTAATCTAAACGAACAGCTAAACAATTGTTTGATGTTGAAGAAAGGTACTAGTATCTGGTAATTGTGGGTAGTTTTCACAAAAGAACCCAATTAGGAGGCAGTTTTAATAGTACAAGCAAAAGATGAGGGGAGCTTTGAACCAAATACTGGTTGCAGAAGTGGAAAAAAGAGTCAGTAGCATTTAATACAACTTATTTATAGGCTTCAGAGGGGACCACTTAAAATGACTTCCTTGGAGTTGCTGGGCATTATAGAATTTATTTGTTACATGTCTTGCTTGAAGTCAGCCAAGGGGAAGCTATTTTATTGGGCAGTCAGAAAGGTGAGTAGATGAAGGTATTTGCTGTGAGTGGGCATAGATGAAATGATTAGAGGTTGAAAGGATAAAGCTGGTAACATTTGaccagaaaaacagacaaaaaccagaGCCTTGTTAATGAAAAGTGGGAAGAAAATCAAAATGCTCTTCTGGAAGCCAAGAGAGTTGTGAACTTTGACCTCTCATTTGGATGACTCAAGTTAAGCGAAAATTTTCAGCTGGTGAATTTGTGCTATAAGTAGTAGTATCAGTAGTGGGTTGACACAGAGGGATGTATATTACTAAACTGATTATAAAATTAGAACATACTTGGATGTCAGTGGACGAGTCAGTGGAGATGTAGGTGGGTCTAGAGACAGACGGTGTGAACTGGAAAGTACAGATGGAAACAGAGACAAACGTTATACTGTATACCACTTCGTAAACATTTTGTTGATTGTCGACATACCTTTAACCTTTGAAGGGACCTCTAGGCATCTGTAGATTGGATTTTCTAAGATTTGAAAACTCTCTGGTAGCTCAATATGAACACAGTGATTTGGTTGGCCAAAGATTTTGACAGATTATCACAAGGTTTTTCCATCTGACTTACTAGGAATTGAAGCTCCATTTGAAATACTGTACATCTTTGCCTTCTTGAAGAGTTAGTACAtcatttttgggtttttgagacagggtttctctgtgtaacaaccctgactgccctggaactcattctgtagaccaggctggcctcaaactcacagagatccacctgcctccgcctcccaagtgcggggataacaagggtgcaccaccaccagaTGAGGTAGTACATCTTAGGGCTGGTTTATTATTGTTAATGCGCATGTTTGGATTTTCGTCTTCCTGACAGAATTCAAAGAAGCCTTCTCACTATTTGACAAGGATGGCGATGGGACTATAACAACAAAGGAGCTGGGGACTGTGATGAGGTCTCTGGGGCAGAACCCCACAGAAGCAGAGCTGCAGGACATGATCAATGAAGTAGATGCAGATGGTGAGTCTGCGTcggggtgagggggtgggtgggtggggggctggCGGGTTTGCTGTAGAGGTGTTTGCACTGCActtcacatgtgtacacactgtTTGCAGGTAACGGCACAATTGACTTCCCTGAATTTCTGACAATGATggcaagaaaaatgaaagatacaGACAGCGAAGAGGAAATTAGAGAAGCATTCCGCGTGTTTGATAAGGTAGAGTTCAAGGGCTGAACGTGTagagactgaaatggagctaaCGGGACCTACCTGTAGTCTTTGGAGAGGGCTTTTCTGGTGGTTTAAACCAACAGAAGGGTCAGGTGAATGCTCTTAAGAAGTCAGTGTGAGCTTGGATCTCCAGGTCATGGCTCTTCTTGCCTTTGGAATGTATGGATATCCTACTTAATGACATTTATAAATCCAGTGTGGATTCTCCTCACTTTATGTGAATATTCTCCCCGCACcccccaacagggtttctctgtggagtcctggctgtcctggaactcactttgtagaccagactggcctcgaactcacaaagatctgccaccaccgcccccacTTGACGTGATCTTCTACCATGAAATCGTTGGTTAATAGTGCAGTTCAGATATTCCTCAGACATCTGTTCGCACCGTTTTGTAGGATGGTAATGGGTATATCAGTGCAGCAGAGCTTCGCCATGTGATGACAAACCTTGGAGAGAAGCTAACAGATGAAGAGGTGGATGAAATGATCAGGGAAGCAGATATCGATGGGGACGGTCAGGTAAACTATGAAGGTGAGTCACAGTTGCATACTCTGGATTACTCACTTAAATTGTGAGGCTGCTGCATAGCTGGAAAGCTGCAATCTTTACCCCCCAAATGAGGGTGCTAAGAGAACTCTCACTAAACTTAGGTCATTTAAAATGTCTGCCAACAAGACTATATCACTCAGCTAAGAATTTTGAATGTCAGTTCTGCACCTGCACCTAGAAAATGGACATTTTAATAAGGTATTAACATTTGAGTGGAACTGTTCTGTAGAAGGTGGTGGGTAAAGTAGACTTGTGTCTGACTGGGTTCTGGCTTGCTTTCTGACTCTTGTCTGAGACTGTTTGAATTCAAAAGTGTCTTAAACTACTCAGAACTTGAGGATGCCTATTGCAGCAAGCATGGCTTTAGACGTGGAAAGGACTCTAGGGAATTAATCTTTGCCTTTTACTTTTTCACTGTATTCTTCCTGACATAACAGTTGTAAATTGAACCTTACAGAAGTTAAATAGCTGCCCCACTGAAGGTACACTATTGACTGCTAACCCAGCAGATCCCAAATTCAAGTCTAAACTCGGCCTAGATTGCTTTCCCAGCCTGTTGCTGGTGATGAGCTCTGTCTGGGCCTGTACATTCTAAGCAAGCATTCCACCAGTGAGCTATTATCCATAGCCCCAGCATTAATTAATTGGCTCGTGTTTAAGGATCCCAAATACAGTGATTTCTGAAGTTCCAACTTGGGCCATAAACTAGCCCTTCTGTTACTGTGTAATTCcagaaaaggaatagaaaatgcaGTTTAGAGTTACGGTTGCTTTTGTCCTTTTGCCATTGACTCAtaactctgtgtttcttattttttcagAGTTTGTACAAATGATGACAGCAAAGTGAAGACATTGTACAGAATGTGTTAAATTTCTTGTACAAAATTGTTTATTTGCCTTTCTTTGTTTGTAACTTATCTGTAAAAGGTTCCCCTACTGTCAAAAGAATATGCATGTATAGTAATTAGGACTTCATTCCTCCATGTTTTCTTCCCTTATCTTCTGTCATTGTCCTTAAACCTTCTTTTAGAAAACAAGTAACATGTTGCATGTGGCTTACTCTGGATATATCCAAGCCCTTGTGCACATCTGAACTTAGATGGAGTTGGTCAAGTGAGGGAACATCTGGGTTTTGCCTTTTAAAGTCGTTGTAGGAACTGTCAGCATGTTGTTGTTGAAGCGTGGACTGTGGACAGTCAACAATGTGTACTTCAAGTTGCACTACTGCAAAACGGGTGTTTTATCCAGGTACTCGTACACTCTTTTTTTGTACTGCTGGTGTTGTaccagaaacattttcttttattgttacttgctttttaaactttgtttagcCACTTAAAGAAAATCTGCTTATGGCACAATTTGCCTCAAATCCATTCCAAGTTGTATATTTGTTTTccaataaaaaaattacaatttaCCCAATTGTTGCTCTGAATCTGAGTGATTTAATACCTATTGGTGTGATAATTCTGGGACAGTGTGGAATTCCTTTCTCCTTGGTGTGAATGAGCTGTGGTCTTTGGAGATGGACTCCTGCTGGGAACTTCCtgtcttgctcttaggaagaTTTTGGCCTgcgtggtggtgcacccctttaatcccagcacttgggaggcaagaggcaggtgtGTTTCTGAGTTCtacagtctacagagtgaattccaggccagcccagactCCACAGACTgtttccaagaagaaaaaaaggaaa
It encodes the following:
- the Calm2 gene encoding calmodulin-2, whose amino-acid sequence is MADQLTEEQIAEFKEAFSLFDKDGDGTITTKELGTVMRSLGQNPTEAELQDMINEVDADGNGTIDFPEFLTMMARKMKDTDSEEEIREAFRVFDKDGNGYISAAELRHVMTNLGEKLTDEEVDEMIREADIDGDGQVNYEEFVQMMTAK